The window CGGTTCTTCGGTCAAATTCATCCAGCGCGACATGGCCAGCATCGATCGCATGGTGATCCTGGTCGCAGCCGTCATTATCGTCGGCTCGCCACTGTGCGGATACATTCTCGCCGGTCGTGCCACAGCGCCGCTGGCCAACATGATGGCGACCACGGCCCGGCTGCGGCCATCGGAAATGGATGAACGGCTCAAGGTGCGCGGCACTGGCGATGAGCTCGATCAATTGGCCATGACGGTCAACGGCTTACTCGATCGCTTGGCGGAATATCTCAAGCAGAAGCACGACTTTCTCGCTAATGCAGCGCACGAACTCCGCACGCCGCTGTCGGCCATTCGCAGCAGCGTGGAAGTTGCCCTCAGCGGCGATCGCACTGTCGATGAATACAACGAATTGCTGGCTGAAGTAATCGATGAATGCAGCTCGCTCGAGACGCTGGTCAATCAATTGCTGCTGCTCGCCGAAACCGATGCCGACCGGCAGGAAGTGGTCGGCGATCCGATCCCGCTGCACCTGGTCGTCGGCCGCGCGGCAGAAATGTTTCAGGGAGTCGCTGAGTTCAACGGCGTGCGGCTGAAAGTCGAACACTTGCCCGAAGTGGTCGTCCCCGGCAACCGCCATTACCTGCGGCAAGTCTTGAGCAATCTGCTCGACAACGCCATCAAGTTCACCGCCTCGCGCTATGTGCATCACGCGGGCCCAATTTCCGCGAACAATGGCCATGGCACACGCGGTGAAATCAAGATTTCGCTACAGCCCGATTGGGAGCAGCGCGTGGTGCGGTTGTTGATCGAGGACAACGGCCCGGGCATTCCCAAGGAAGACCTGCCACTGATTTTCGATCGCTTTTATCGCGTCGATCGCGCCCGCGTCCGCGGCATTGCCACCGGCGGCACCGGCCTGGGTTTAAGCATCTGCCAGGCCATCATCCATGCCCATCGCGGCACGATCGAAGTGATGAGCAAAGTGGACGAAGGGACGACGTTTGTCATCACTCTCCCGCTGGTGACCGCTGATAATCCCGCTGCGTTGGTTTAGATCGACATCTTGCGTGAACGTCCGTGCTGCTGAAAGGATTTCAAAATGCCGTTGAAAGTTGGAGTCGTAGGCTGCGGTTTTGTAGGCTCGACCGCTGCCTATGCGATGGTGCAGCAAGGCGTCGGCCGCGAGATTGTCTTGGTCGATATGAAGCGCGAGCGCTCACTCGCCGAGGCACAGGACATTTCGCATGCGATTCCTTTTTCGCGTCCGCTCAAAGTGCGGGCGGGAGAATATAGCGACCTGCAAGGCTGCCGCGTGGTGGTGATTGCCGCCGGCGTGGGACAAAAGCCGGGCGAGACTCGCCTGCAACTGCTCGAGCGAAACGCCAATGTCTTTCGGGCCGTGGTGCCCGCCGTGGTGCAAGCGGCTCCGGATGCTGTGCTGCTGATTGCCACGAATCCGGTCGACATCATGACCCACATCGCGGCCCACTTTGCCGCTCAACTGGGCGTGCCGCGCCATCGCGTGCTGGGGAGCGGCACGACGCTCGATACCGCCCGCTTTCGCACGCTGCTGAGTGATCATTTCGGCGTCGATTCGCACCACGTGCATGGCTACGTGATCGGCGAGCATGGCGACTCCGAGGTTCTCACCTGGTCGCAAGCGACCATCGGCGGCATGCATCTCGCAGACTTCGCGCGGCTGCGCGGAATTCCGTACGACGAAGCCTGGCGGCAGCAAGTCGATCAAGGCGTGCGCCGCGCGGCATACACGATCATCGAAGGCAAAGGGGCGACGTACTACGGTATCGGCGCAGCGCTGGCGCGGATCGTCGATGTCATCCTGCACGACCAGCGGGCCATTTTGACGGTCAGTACTTTCGTCAACGAGTTCCCCGGCGTGACACCAGCGACGTTCGCGCTGCCACATCTCGTCGGCGGCGATGGCGTGCTCGGGTGCATTCCATTGCAACTGAGCGATGAGGAATCGACCGCGTTGCAACGTTCGGCCCAGATCATCGCCGACGCGACAGAGTCGGTGATCAAGCACATTTGACCGCGAAGATTGGCTAGCGCGCGACGGCCACTTCCTCATACACAATATTCGTCGCATTGCGAGCATTGCGCGTCAGCCAGGCCGTTTCACCTGGTGTCAATTCAGTCCAGCTGGTGGTGCGACCTAGACGTGATTTCACAAACACGTGCGCCGAGCCGGAGCCCAGAACTTGCAACTGATTGCCGCGGGCTACGAGCGCGGTTCGTTCTTCCACGGCGAGGCCGATCATTTGTTCGCCAGCGCCACGACGGCCCGTGAGTTCATCGAGCTGCGCGTTGTTTCGCAGCAGACCAGTGAATCGCTCCAGACGACCCGACTTGGCGTCGAAGTGTTGTTCCACGATCGCTTTCGTCAGCAGTCCTAGCCCGTGGGCCGCGCGGGCGGTAGCGGGCGCGTCGGCTGTTTCGCGCTCATCCCACATCGTGATGACTTCAGGAACCGCTGCCATTCCTGCCGAAGTGCCGCCGACCACGCCGCCGCGCTCGAGTACATTGCGCAACAACTTTTGAAACCGCGTTTGCTGCGGATAGTTGCCGACAAACCGATAGTTCAGCCGCGACTGCCACCCGCCAGAGAACCACACCGCTGTCGCCGTTTCCAGCGGTTTGCAAAACGCCACGTCGTCCGCATCCGCTGGATCGTCGGTATAGAGAAACTGAAAACTCCTCGCCCAGCCTTGCTTAACGAGCGCCGGCCAGGAGCTGTAGCGACTATTGAGCGCGGCGAGAAACTCTTCGTCTGTGTCGTAGGCTTCGCGTCGGAAGCCTGCGCAGGGAATGAACACGATCCGCGCATTCCGGCCGCCGGCGAGTTCCACAAAACGGTTGAACACATCGCCGGTGATCGCACCACCACCGTGCAGCACGACGGATCCCGGCTGCTGCGCATCAATCGGCGTGGGCATGCCGAGCAAATCCTGCGCTCGCGACTCCGAGCCACTGATTGCGCGAATCAACAACACCACGACCAGCCCAGCACGATTTAGCAGGTTCGTCACGTTCATTGCCTCCCGCGATTTTGCGTTGCTCCCGTCGGCGATATTAGAGCGATTTCCCGCGAACGAATGAAGCGAAGTTTGTCCGACTGCCGCTGGCAATGCTGTGAATGCGCAGCCGCCGGAGTCGAGTAAAATGCGACCTTTCACAACCAAGGCTGCTATCAGAAGTGCTTCCATGCCCGACGTCACGACGCCGATTCAGCATCTCAAGGACACCATGCGTAGGTTCGTCGACGAGCGTGACTGGCGGCAGTTTCATGCGCCGAAGAATCTCAGCATGTCGCTGGCGATTGAAGCCGCGGAGCTGATGGAGCATTTCCAGTGGATCGACGTGGCCGAGTCGCGCCAAGTAAAAGATGACCCCGCCAAGCTCACCGCGATCGGCGAAGAATTGGCCGATGTGCTCTGCTATGCCTGCGCGCTGGCCAATGAACTGGGGCTGGATATCAGCGATATCGTGGAACGCAAAATGCTGAAAAACGCCGCGAAATACCCCGCCCAGGAGTTTCGCGGTCGGTATGGTAAAGATGACCAGCGGCCGACTTCCGCGTCGTAAGCCACACTGGCCGCGTGTCCCGCCAATAAAAGCAGGACATGCCGAGACTCTGCGATTATTCCCGCAGCTCTTATTCCTTCAAAACCAGGTCGATGCACATCACCGCACCGACGATCAACATCCGGACCGGATTATCAAACGGCACCTGGTCGGAGATTTGCAGAATGTAGTTGTCTGCGCTCGTGAAGAGTTCCTTGCCGAGGCCAGCCCACTTCTTGCTGACCTTGGCCAGTTCGGTGTTGCCCGACATGAAGGTGAACTCCCAACCGGTCCATTTGCCCTTTAGTTCGCACACCGGCTGATCATTGCTGCCGAGCACAGTGAAGGCGCCGCCGATCGAAAACAGCTTTTGCTGAAAGCCACCCACGCGCTGCTGCGTTTCGTTGAGCACGTCGACCTTCGACAGAAAGAAGGTCACACCGCGCTTGACCGACAACACCGGCGTGCCGTCGGGCGTGCGAATCTGAATGTCGAACGGCGTTTTGTTTTTGTGCTTGGTGAACCGGAGCATCTTGGTGATGAAGCCCAGCCGCTCTTCGCGGCAGTTCATGATGATCTGGTTTGTGCTCGGATCAAGGATGTCATAGTTGCTGGCCGCTTTGAACATGCCGGCATGTTCCTTGACGAAAAACAAATTGCGGTTGAGCACTGGATGCATAGTCATAGACTCCAACAGGTTGATATGCGGGACTGGCGAACGAGTTGCCGGATTATCGAGGCTGGCGACAAACGTTGCAAGCAATGGGGGCTGGAACGAACGTGCAGACAGCGATTGAATAATTCAATCCTCGCAAGTGGGACCAGTAGTCCGACTTTCGTTGCAAGTTTGTAAGTGTTACGAACCCTTAGGGCGGAGTGCTTGAAAATGAACTGCAAAGTGGCTGGCTTGATCATAGCGATCTGCTGTTTGGCCGCACCGGTTTTGGCCGAAGAGGCGTTGGTGACGCGCGAGCGGGTCAGGCTGAATCTCGCGGGCGCGGAACTGATCGTCGCGGCGGCCAAAACTCAGGCGGCGAGCATGAAGCTCAATGTGAACATCGCCATCGTCGATGACGGTGGTCACCTGCTGGCCTTTGCTCGCATGGACAACGCTCGACCTGCGAGCGCGGGCACAGCCCTCACCAAAGCCGTGGCTGCAGCGACCACGCGCGTCGCCACTGGCCCGGTTCGTCGCGGCGATGCCGAGCCCGATTTGCTGCTGAACTTGAGCCTGCAAAATGCCGCAGCGGCCGGCGGCACGAAAATGACGAGCCTGCTCGGAGGGGTGCCGATCGTGGTCGATGGCCAGGTGATCGGTGCGGTCGGAGTGGGAGGTGGCACGGGCGAACAAGATGCCGAAGTGGCCAAGGCGGGAATCGACAAACTACTCACCGAACTGGCGCGACAAAAACAATAAGCCTGCCGCACGCGAAGTAATCCATCGCTGAGGGGCTTCACGTCCGCAGGAACTGCGATTCCTGCGGCGCTCGATAAGCAAAAGACAAATGCGGAGTCTCCAGCCGTTGCTGCTCTTTGCCGAGCGAACGAACACCGGCTTCGACGAGCCCGGTAGTTAGCAAAGTCCGTTCGATCGGCGTTGGTGACTTACCGGTCAAGAATGTCGCCTCGGCTTGTGCCATCAGGCCAGCCGAATAAGTCACGTTCGGCGTGGGCGGCAGATAGAATAACGTCGACAACGGCTCGGCCTGATCTTTCAAGCGCGCGGCAAAGGTAAAGTCGGTGACCAGGCCGTTCAGCAGAAGCATGGTCGCGTGCGTGCCGTCACGGTACTCGATCCGATACGCGACGGGATCTTTCACGAGCGCGCGAATCTGCTCCGCCGTCGGATAGCGATGGCTGTTGTTTTCGAGCTGCGCAAGCGTCTGGCAACGTGAGAGGCACGCTTCGAACAATCGCGAATCAAAGCCTCCATTCTTCCAACCTTCAGCCGCAAAAGCCTTCCAGACCGCATCGCCGCGCAAACCTTGCACTGCGGCGACGCCGGTTTCGCCGCCGCGACGGCGCTCGGCCATGCATTGAATGACTTCGAGGGCATGAAAGTCATAACTGTCGACGCCGCCAAACGCGACGCAGAGCATCTCTTCGACCGCGGCATCGTGCGGCATCTCGATCGATGGCATCCGCCAGGTTACGGGCAAAGACGAGCCAGCGCAGAAAGGAATCTTCAGCTCCCGTGCCGTATCATACATTTCGCGAGCCCAATCCCAATTCCACGACAGATGCTTGTCGTTGAACACCGGCAACGATCGCTTCTCCTCACGGAAGACCTGTGCCACCTGCTTGAAGAATTCATAGCGAGGATATTTCGTCTGACCGAACTCACTCTTCTCATAGTCGCCATGCTCGCCGATGATCAGCACCGCATCGACGGCCATTTCCTTGCCGCCACAGCGCAGAGTTTCGGCGATCGTCGGATAGAGCGGGAACTTGAACTCCTCGCTCCGTTTCTTGCTCAGATCACCATCAGGCCGCTGATCGACATACGCAGCAACCACATCCAGCGGCGGCCGGTGCCATTTCCCTTCTTTGGGATATCCCACTAGAAATCTCTCAGCCATGTGCCAGGCGTGTGAGCGATTTCGCCAAACCGTGGTGACGACGGCGAGTTTCTTGCGCGGTGGTTCTTGAGCGAGCAGTGAACCGCCACTCGCCAGGCAGGCCACCGCACTCGTCGCAAAAAAGTCACGCCGCGTAAAGGAGAATTTGTTTGCCATGCGAATCGCTCGCGGTGCAGGGAAAAGTACTTGGCGGGGCGCATCGTATCAGTCACATTAGCGAGAGGCAAACCGACCAAAGAGCCACGCCCGCAGCAAGTGAGAGGCGGTTGGCATTCGACGGAATCCAATCCATGAAATTCGCTTCTTTGCTTCTCGCTCTCCTCTTCACCACTCCCGCGTTCGCTGCCGACACTTTTCAAGCCGGCGCCGCAACGAGCAACATCACGCCGCCGCTGGGGCTTGAGATCGTCGGTGGCTTTGTGCCCTATCCGTCCGAGCAGATCCATGACGAGCTGCACGCCCGCTGCCTGGTTCTCGACGACGGCAAAACGAAGCTCGCG is drawn from Anatilimnocola floriformis and contains these coding sequences:
- a CDS encoding sensor histidine kinase, with the protein product MFWNALAVIVTGLAILITVRQGVGYRLLYDLDHVLAEDLDEISLNLREERGLDFERLHRELDRKARGHAYHQWFVLFIDRKGDAVWSSTGAPVLPRVITPGRETETLTTSGYRLAYRELAGARERAPIVCVGSSVKFIQRDMASIDRMVILVAAVIIVGSPLCGYILAGRATAPLANMMATTARLRPSEMDERLKVRGTGDELDQLAMTVNGLLDRLAEYLKQKHDFLANAAHELRTPLSAIRSSVEVALSGDRTVDEYNELLAEVIDECSSLETLVNQLLLLAETDADRQEVVGDPIPLHLVVGRAAEMFQGVAEFNGVRLKVEHLPEVVVPGNRHYLRQVLSNLLDNAIKFTASRYVHHAGPISANNGHGTRGEIKISLQPDWEQRVVRLLIEDNGPGIPKEDLPLIFDRFYRVDRARVRGIATGGTGLGLSICQAIIHAHRGTIEVMSKVDEGTTFVITLPLVTADNPAALV
- a CDS encoding L-lactate dehydrogenase, which encodes MPLKVGVVGCGFVGSTAAYAMVQQGVGREIVLVDMKRERSLAEAQDISHAIPFSRPLKVRAGEYSDLQGCRVVVIAAGVGQKPGETRLQLLERNANVFRAVVPAVVQAAPDAVLLIATNPVDIMTHIAAHFAAQLGVPRHRVLGSGTTLDTARFRTLLSDHFGVDSHHVHGYVIGEHGDSEVLTWSQATIGGMHLADFARLRGIPYDEAWRQQVDQGVRRAAYTIIEGKGATYYGIGAALARIVDVILHDQRAILTVSTFVNEFPGVTPATFALPHLVGGDGVLGCIPLQLSDEESTALQRSAQIIADATESVIKHI
- a CDS encoding cyanophycinase; this translates as MTNLLNRAGLVVVLLIRAISGSESRAQDLLGMPTPIDAQQPGSVVLHGGGAITGDVFNRFVELAGGRNARIVFIPCAGFRREAYDTDEEFLAALNSRYSSWPALVKQGWARSFQFLYTDDPADADDVAFCKPLETATAVWFSGGWQSRLNYRFVGNYPQQTRFQKLLRNVLERGGVVGGTSAGMAAVPEVITMWDERETADAPATARAAHGLGLLTKAIVEQHFDAKSGRLERFTGLLRNNAQLDELTGRRGAGEQMIGLAVEERTALVARGNQLQVLGSGSAHVFVKSRLGRTTSWTELTPGETAWLTRNARNATNIVYEEVAVAR
- a CDS encoding nucleotide pyrophosphohydrolase, whose product is MPDVTTPIQHLKDTMRRFVDERDWRQFHAPKNLSMSLAIEAAELMEHFQWIDVAESRQVKDDPAKLTAIGEELADVLCYACALANELGLDISDIVERKMLKNAAKYPAQEFRGRYGKDDQRPTSAS
- a CDS encoding phospholipid scramblase family protein; its protein translation is MHPVLNRNLFFVKEHAGMFKAASNYDILDPSTNQIIMNCREERLGFITKMLRFTKHKNKTPFDIQIRTPDGTPVLSVKRGVTFFLSKVDVLNETQQRVGGFQQKLFSIGGAFTVLGSNDQPVCELKGKWTGWEFTFMSGNTELAKVSKKWAGLGKELFTSADNYILQISDQVPFDNPVRMLIVGAVMCIDLVLKE
- a CDS encoding GlcG/HbpS family heme-binding protein; the encoded protein is MNCKVAGLIIAICCLAAPVLAEEALVTRERVRLNLAGAELIVAAAKTQAASMKLNVNIAIVDDGGHLLAFARMDNARPASAGTALTKAVAAATTRVATGPVRRGDAEPDLLLNLSLQNAAAAGGTKMTSLLGGVPIVVDGQVIGAVGVGGGTGEQDAEVAKAGIDKLLTELARQKQ